The Polypterus senegalus isolate Bchr_013 chromosome 1, ASM1683550v1, whole genome shotgun sequence genome includes a window with the following:
- the isg20l2 gene encoding interferon-stimulated 20 kDa exonuclease-like 2, producing MSDIMLNVDYTDSSSCRNQEKDKGSNKKHLAFLKRRKYLEKMGFLRQKRLQDPSYPPKMLPGSSKSWPNGLVQKCHQQESRPASKSCSSIIENHVTSTIQSKPAFLLPTPVAFSSTPVHQSLSTASFHLPFCSPSGLPLPNTELLKQFQSGLTSAGKPLKYLAMDCEMVGTGPKGRHSELARCSIVGYHGDIMYDKYIMPVNPVTDYRTRWSGIRKHHLRNAIPFKEAQKEILKILSGKVVIGHAVHNDFKALNYFHPPALTRDTSRIPLLNVRAGISVVETASLKRLTKLLLNKDIQVGESGHSSVEDAKATMDLYKIVELEWERILASSPAVQCTVSV from the exons atgTCAGACATCATGCTGAATGTGGATTATACAGATAGTAGTTCATGCAGGAATCAAGAAAAGGACAAAGGGTCAAATAAGAAGCATTTGGCCTTTCTGAAAAGGAGAAAATATTTAGAGAAAATGGGTTTCCTCAGACAGAAGAGATTGCAAGATCCCAGTTACCCTCCAAAGATGCTGCCAGGAAGCAGCAAGTCATGGCCAAATGGACTTGTGCAGAAGTGCCATCAACAAGAGTCTAGACCTGCATCAAAATCTTGTAGCAGTATTATTGAAAACCACGTCACTTCCACCATTCAGTCAAAACCTGCTTTTTTGCTCCCAACACCTGTTGCTTTTTCCAGCACTCCGGTTCATCAGAGCCTGAGTACTGCCTCGTTTCATCTACCATTTTGTTCACCTTCTGGTCTTCCGCTTCCAAATACTGAATTGCTGAAACAATTTCAGAGTGGGCTAACCTCAGCAGGGAAACCTTTGAAGTATTTAGCTATGGACTGTGAGATGGTGGGTACAGGTCCCAAAGGACGACATAGTGAGCTGGCTCGATGTAGCATTGTGGGCTACCATGGTGATATAATGTATGATAAGTACATTATGCCTGTGAATCCTGTGACTGATTACCGCACACGATGGAGTGGTATCAGAAAGCACCACCTACGTAATGCTATTCCCTTTAAAGAGGCCCAGAAGGAG aTTTTAAAGATCTTGTCTGGGAAGGTGGTGATTGGACATGCTGTTCACAATGACTTCAAAGCTTTAAACTACTTCCATCCTCCAGCACTGACTCGTGACACTTCACGCATCCCACTGCTCAATGTGAGAGCTGGTATCTCTGTGGTAGAAACAGCCTCTCTTAAGAGACTCACCAAACTGCttttaaataaagacattcag gTTGGAGAAAGTGGACACAGTTCTGTGGAAGATGCTAAGGCTACTATGGATCTGTATAAAATTGTTGAGCTGGAATGGGAGCGAATTCTGGCTTCAAGCCCAGCTGTTCAATGTACAGTATCAGTTTAG